The proteins below are encoded in one region of Juglans microcarpa x Juglans regia isolate MS1-56 chromosome 4D, Jm3101_v1.0, whole genome shotgun sequence:
- the LOC121260065 gene encoding protein ALP1-like: protein MDGTMIPAVVPTELREAYRNRLGRVAQNVLAIVDFDMKFIFVYTGWEGSAHDARVFHHAASDPEARFPWPPEGQYYLVDSAYPCTTGFLPPYPRERYHRSDRHNQRDFHEYKDYFNYRHSTVRNIVERTFGVIKERFTILSNMPPYSVGRQGLIITACCALHNFIRTVTPDDWIFQTWSTMHLPVIEPAVGDGASSSAHVDLSIEAQNNMTAIRDEIAISMWEARGGH from the exons ATGGACGGTACAATGATACCAGCTGTCGTCCCAACTGAGTTGCGCGAGGCATATCGAAATAGGTTGGGCCGAGTTGCCCAAAATGTGTTGGCAATAGTTGACTTcgatatgaaatttatatttgtttacacTGGATGGGAGGGATCCGCGCATGATGCACGTGTGTTCCACCATGCTGCAAGTGATCCAGAAGCCCGTTTTCCATGGCCACCAGagg GTCAGTATTATCTTGTGGATTCAGCTTATCCATGCACTACGGGATTTCTGCCCCCATATCCAAGAGAACGTTATCACCGGAGTGATCGTCACAATCAGAGGGATTTTCATGagtataaagattattttaattatcgtCACTCAACAGTTCGCAATATTGTAGAACGAACATTTGGTGTTATAAAAGAACGATTCACCATTCTCTCCAACATGCCTCCATATTCGGTTGGGCGGCAAGGACTGATTATTACAGCGTGTTGTGCACTGCACAACTTTATTAGAACAGTCACCCCCGATGACTGGATATTTCAGACATGGAGTACGATGCATCTACCAGTAATTGAGCCTGCGGTTGGTGACGGGGCATCGTCATCTGCTCATGTAGACTTGTCAATTGAAGCCCAAAACAATATGACTGCGATTAGAGATGAGATTGCTATTTCTATGTGGGAAGCAAGGGGTGGCCATTGA
- the LOC121260066 gene encoding uncharacterized protein LOC121260066 — protein MDPDADISHVDREIWVDGMEDVFIDMMLADALNGALRAGRITSRDHASYAARLTAVGVKTYDASQIKGKIHRLKMMQRLFTDLMHQTGMGWDPDTKTVLGSDEHWANAIRAKPQVKKFRTSGCPRYADLCTIFGAAVATGTLHHASTQPPPSSDEEERLDAEMQRRGPALGTQASRDFVFDGPSQFSMDMGTPLSCSSRRRQKGGQKNQHDEKISNMVDAITRSYEARRKCYEGRGEASGEKRSRGSTHCMDSDDGFDAFSHCVALLQALQPPLPDDIFSRAFDRLMNPLAQQGFLVMDDVHRRAWAMHS, from the exons ATGGACCCCGATGCCGATATTTCACACGTTGATCGGGAAATATGGGTGGATGGAATGGAGGACGTCTTCATTGACATGATGTTAGCTGACGCCCTTAATGGTGCACTGAGGGCTGGGAGGATCACTTCTAGGGACCATGCTTCCTATGCTGCACGTCTTACGGCTGTGGGCGTAAAGACGTACGATGCGAGTCAAATCAAGGGGAAAATACATCGGCTTAAGATGATGCAACGACTTTTCACAGACCTCATGCACCAAACTGGTATGGGATGGGACCCCGATACCAAAACGGTTCTAGGGAGTGACGAACACTGGGCAAATGCCATTAGG GCCAAGCCACAAGTAAAGAAGTTTCGTACCTCAGGTTGCCCACGATATGCAGACCTCTGTACCATTTTTGGCGCTGCTGTAGCAACGGGCACACTCCACCACGCGTCCACCCAACCACCACCATCTTCGGATGAGGAGGAGCGTCTTGACGCTGAGATGCAGCGTCGGGGCCCGGCACTTGGCACCCAAGCCAGTCGGGATTTTGTCTTTGATGGCCCGTCGCAATTTTCCATGGACATGGGGACACCATTGAGTTGCTCTTCCCGACGGCGTCAGAAGGGAGGGCAAAAGAACCAGCACGACGAGAAGATATCGAACATGGTTGATGCGATCACGCGTTCCTATGAGGCACGCCGAAAGTGTTATGAGGGGAGAGGGGAAGCGTCAGGGGAAAAACGTAGTAGAGGATCCACACATTGCATGGATAGTGATGACGGTTTCGATGCTTTTTCACACTGTGTGGCCTTGTTACAGGCACTTCAGCCCCCACTGCCTGACGATATTTTCTCCCGTGCGTTTGATCGGTTAATGAACCCCCTTGCACAACAAGGATTTTTGGTAATGGATGATGTCCATAGGCGAGCGTGGGCTATGCATAGTTGA